The nucleotide sequence GCGATGACCGATACAGTTGGCGTCGTAATATCAACTTTCTTGCCCAGCAACGTCGATAACGCAGTAGCTGCACTTCCGAAAGTAATATTTCCGATTTCTCCAAGAGCATCTTGTTCCATCGCCGATAAATAATCATTAATGGAGAGTGCACCAGATGAAGTGGATTCAGTACCTTCATCACCTGCATCAGATGAACTACGCAATAGCGCATCGATCTCCTCTTGAGATAAATAATCTTTACTCGTCATTGGCTTCTTCCACTCCTTCACTGACGATTTCATGAATTTGGATCGCCATCTTATCTCGAACTGTGCCCGGGCTTGCTATGAATTTCAGCTTGTCCCCAACTTTAACATCCAAGTTACCTTCAGATTGCTTATGTAATGCGATAACATCACCTACGTTTAGATTAAGAAACTCATGAACCGAAATATTAGAGCTTCCTAATTCTGCAACGATTGTTAGCTTCGCTTTACTCACTCTCTGTTCTAGTACTTGCTGCTCTTCAGGTGCTCGTGTACGTTTCTGTGATACAAACCAATGATGTACAGAAAGCCTTGGCATAATAGGTTCAATGACAATATGTGGAATACAAAGATTAATCATGCCTGTCGTATCGCCAATCTTCGTGCTTAATGAGATCAGTGCGATCGTCTCATTCGGAGATACGATCTGCATAAACTGCGGATTCGTCTCCAAAGCTTCAAGTCGTGGCTGAATGTCGACAATGGTACGCCATGCTTCTTGCAAGCTTTCAAGCGCTCGACTAAATATCTTTTCCATGATGATCGTCTCAATTTCAGTTAAACTACCGATTTTAGAAGGAGCAGCTCCTGCACCGCCCAACAATCGATCTAGCATAGCATAGGCTACGTTAGGATGTACCTCCAAAACGAGTCGACCTTCTAAAGGCTCCGCTTCAAAGATATTTAACACAGTCATCTTCGGAATTGAGCGGATGAATTCGTCGTAGGGCAGCTGTTCGACTTGCACAACGTTGATTTGTACGAACGTCCGCAACTGTGCTGAGAAATACGTTGTTAGAAACCGTGCAAAGTTCTCATGGATTCTAGTTAAGCTTCGAAGGTGATCTTTAGAAAATCGCATCGCACGTTTAAAGTCATAGGAACGAATTTTCCTTTGTGTTTCTTCCTTTTTCAGCTCTTCTGCATCCATCTCTCCAGAAGAGAGTGCTGCGAGCAACGCATCGATCTCATTTTGCGACAGAACATCAACCAAACCTCTCACCCCTTTCCGACGCAGATATTCATTATTTCATCATAATGTCGTCATTATGAAACTCGTAATATCGACATTATTCACTTTGCCTTCAGATAAAACCAAGTTAATCGAGTTGATCAGATCTGCTTTCAGCTTATCTTTTCCACTCTTGGAACTCATCTCATCAGGTGTGAGATTCCATAGTGCGGAATTAACTATTGATTTTATTTTCAATGTCTTAATCTTATCAAACTCGTTTTTCGCTTTCACACTATCTAATTGGAATGCGAAACCCATAATTACTACGTATTCCGGATCTGCTAGATTTGTCTTGATATCAGATAACTCAGATGTAATCTTGACCAGTTCATCCGCAGAGATCGACTCAGCCTGTACATTATCGACACTTTCCTTGGCGATTTGATCAGGGGTTTTACTATCATCCCCAATGATCTTTGGCCAAATCATCATGACGACAATGGCAATCAGCGTAATCGCCAACAATAGCGAAACGAGCCATGGCAACATTTTTTTCATGACGTAGCTCCCTCCGATTCCGTGTTTGCTTTACTAGTAACTGCAGCTAACACGCCGATACTGCGAATGTAATGTCGTATATCACGAATTACATCCGAACAATTTTCTTTAACCATGAATTTCTTTCCAGTCGTAAGCGTAATAAGTGTGTCGGGTGTTTCCTCAATCGTTTCGATCAATAATGCGTTAATGTAAAACTTAGTTCCATTTAACCTCGTAACAACAACCATCGATCAATTCCCCCATACTACTTGGAGAGAGTTAACTCTCCCCAAGTAGGACATCAATTATCGTTTCAGGTTCACGATTTCTTGCAAAATCTCATCAGAGGTTGTAATAATTCTTGAGTTCGCTTGGAAACCACGCTGTGCAACGATCATTTCAGTAAACTCGTTCGTCAGATCGACGTTTGACATTTCCAATTGTCCGGAAATAATCGATCCTGTTCCGAGTTCCAAATCTGCTGCGCTGCTTACTACAAGTTCACTTTCAGGATTCGCATTTGGAGTCATGCGGTACAAGTTGCCACCGACTTTTTCCAAACCTGAGGGATTAACAACCTTCGCAACACCGACTTTAAAATCCGTAGCTGTTGCAATACCGTTTTGGTCGATCGCAATGATTGTTCCATCTTGTGCAATAGAAAATGCTGTAACTGTCTCATCCAAAGTGATGATCCCTGCATCATCCGCTGCCATTACGAACATACCATCTGCGTTCACAAGCTGACGATTCGCATCGAGTGTGAAATTACCCGCACGAGTCAAATATTGTGGTCCGCCATCCGTTGGACTGACGACGAAAAATCCGTCACCATCAATCCGTAAATCTGTAACGACGTTCGTCGTCATTGCACTACCGCCAGTGTGAATCGTGTCTATGGACGCAACAGATACACCCAGACCAACTTGCTTCGCATTTACACCACCAGATGTACCTTCTTGAGGTGCTGTAACCCCAGACATCGTTTGGCTCAAAATATCTTGGAACATAACGCGACCAGCTTTAAAACCTACAGTGTTTACATTCGCAATATTGTTACCAATGACATCAAGCTTTGTTTGGAATCCGCGCATACCGGAAACCCCAGAGTACATTGAACGCAGCATTTATTGCCTACCTCCCAGTGATTTAGGAATAAGGTCGCTTCAATCGATCGGCGACTATGGGCCCCCTAAAGTAGGACCAGCCCAATTACATTTCATTGCGTATTACTACTAGCTAACGACAACTGCGCTATCGATTTGAGTGAAGATATGTTCTTTCATCGATTGACCGTCCATAGCAGTTACGACAATTCTGTTCGGAACGTTGACGATCATAGCAATGTCTCGGAATAACACTAACGAGTCTTTCGCACCTTTAGCTCCTGCTTGATCAATCGCACTTGAAATCCGTTGTAATTGATCGGCTTGCAGCTCGATTCCTCTTTGCTGTAAGCGTTGCTGGGCATGAATACTGAACTTGAGCTCCTGTTGCTGTTCAAGTATCTTCTGGAAAGTTGCTGAACCTTGTGTGTCAGCACGATTCGTGCTGCTACTGCGGGTTCCTTGCAAGGGTACTGTTCTTCCAGTTGATAGTTGACCTACTAAAAACGTGTTGCTCATTTACTCCACCTCCGGTTCACTAGCAGTTGCAGAACCGTCCGTTGTTGAAGGGCTTGAAATTGATTTAATTTCGTCAATTGGAACTTCAGCATTGCCCACTTGAACATATTGAACATTGTTTTTCCAAAGGACTGAATCTACAACCCCAACATACGTCTGAGTTACACCATAGTAATCTGTATCCTGCCATGTAACCTCTTTACCGATTAACGCTGCGACCATCCCTGCTGACTGTCTTAAAGCAGACATTTGGCTAGACATGTTCACCATCTGCTCAAGTGAGGAGAATTGAGCCATTTGTCCGATAAATTCGGTATCTTGCATCGGTTGCATCGGATCCTGATTACGAAGCTGTGTAATTAAGATTTGCAGAAACTGATCTTTCCCCAGCTCTTTGACCGGTTCTCTTGCTGCAGCCTGTACGTTCTTTGTCGAATAGTTCGGCCAAATATTCGATGTACTAATATTGCTCGCCATTGGATTCACCTCCTATTGCTTACATTAAGCAGTGACGTTAAGCGAGCTTCCATAACCAATATCGCGCAAGTAGGTTGAACGATCTAACTCAGATTCGAATTCATCTAACCCTTCATACATTCCATCTTGATTGTGTCCACTCGTTTCGTTACGATTGCCACCGAAGCTTTGTTGACGTTGATCTTGATGCAAGAACGAAGTGTTCGTTGATGCGGTTTGTTGCACCACCTCAAGACGTTCTACTTGAAGACCTTGGCTTTGTAAGGAAGTTCTTAGTTGCGCCATCTGATTATCAAGAAGTTCTTTTGCCATTGGATTGTTCGTCATAAACTGTGCAGTCATTTGCCCATTCTGCATCACAATCCGAACCTCAACTTGACCAAGATGCTCTGGTGTTAGCAACAGCTTCGCTTCAGAAATCCCATTACCTTGCGTTAGCAAAAATTGCTTCACTATTTGCTTGTCCATCTGCTCGGCAAATTGTTGAACGGGTACTTGCGCAGGTTGCGAAGGCTTTGCTACCTGATGCGCTGCTAATGTTTGGTCATTGTTCATCAATGTCCAAGCTGGCTTAGCGTCTGCTCCAGCAGATTGATCCGCTGAACTTGAAGTTACTGCAGTGACCGTTGTTGCAGTCTTTTCGGACGCATCAGCTTCTGAAGAATCGACTACATTCATCTGCCAAGCGACATCACGAAATAGTGGCGCTGCACGCTTCACTTCAGTCGTTACAGCTACAACGTTTTGTGCATCCGTTGAAACCGGCTGCTGAATCAATGCTTTGACATTCGCCTGAGCTGTGCGTACTGCATCATGATCTTTCACATTTGTCGCTGTCTTGCTTGCTTCAGCATTCACCTTCGTTAACTGATCTGCTAGAACATCCAAAATCGCTTTCATCTCACCGTTTTGCACGGCAGACATTGGAATGGATGACCCTTGATTCTCGACTGCAACGATCAGCTGTTGCAACAATTGAATCGCATGGGTTGCAAGTTGTTGCATACCTTGCGCACTGGATTGCTGCTCCTCAGCTGTGATCACTGATGTCTGCGATGTGTCAAAAGAACTTTGCAAAGCTGTACGCTCTGTCGTTGCTGACGGGTCAAGCTGACCTAACAAGTTCTGTAGTGCAGCCATCAATGCAGACAACGCTTCTTCAGCTTCCTTCGTAGCAACGTCTTGCTGTTGGAATTGCTGTACTTGATCCAGCAGCTTACCAAGCAATGCAAGAACGTCAGTCGCTTGTGCTTCATCTGGTTGTTGAATGAATTGCGCTAGCAAACTTGTTGTACTAAGTGCAGCAGGAACAGAAGCAGTTGTCGTACCTGTTTCGCTCCCCCCATTGATCGCCTGAACTAAAGCGCCCATGAAGCTCTTTCCATTCGTGCTTGCTCCACCTGTTGAATTCGCTGAGACAGCTAAACCATTTGGTGTTGCAGTTGATGTTGGTGTGGCTGATACCATCATGTCCATGTTTTCTCACCTCCTCTCAATAACGATTAATTGGGTTGCCTTAAGGAGTAATCGGAATCAATTTGCTCACTAGCATTGCGGTCGTCTTTTTGTCCTCATCTGCCATTGCTGTAAGAATACTTGAACGCGAAGCGTTATCTAGTACTCCTAAGATATGTAACACACGACTTTGACTCGTCGTCGCTAGCTGCAACAATAATGATGCGGCTTTCACGGGAGTCATAGCTGAAAACGTACGATTAATTTCTGTTGTATCCAGTTGATCTGACCCTTGACCACTACTCAATTCAAGCTCAGCTATCCGCGCTTGTAATGCTGCAATTTCTCGATTGTCAACGGTGTCAGAATCTTTCAACTTTATCGTGACATCTGCTGCACGTTTAGGTGTCATCTTCTCGAGCACTTTACCGCGAACAGTGTCCGTCATCTCGCCTAAAATTAGCGCCGCTTCTTCCAATGTCATATTTTCAAATATAGGAGCGGCTTTACTTGGAGTCATCTTAGCGTACATATTCGCAAGCGTGACGATTCGTTCTTTGTAGGCTTCAGTTGAAATCGCTTCAGCGTTCGTGTCCTTTGTCAACAAATCAAGCTGAGCCTGAAGCTCTTCTATCTTCTTCTGATTTGAGACGGCTTCCTCTGTCGCCTTGGTTAAAGCCGCTTCTTGATTGTTAATAGTGACCTTAAGCTCGTCTACCTTTTCCTTAGCATTGTTCACCGTCAGTTCATCGTCTGTGCGCACAACCTCAGTTGATTCAATAGATGGATTAGGCAATATCGATTTAACTACTGGAATCTTGTTTCCGAACTCTAATGCTGAATTGCGCCAATCCGGGTTGAACATAAAGAGCAGCACAGCAACGAGTATCGCGGTAAACAAGATTGGGGTTACAAAAAAGAGAAACCGTTCGAATCCGCTACTGCTTTTCTCCACATCTGCGTTCGCCATGTCTCTCCCCACCCTTTCCTGCGTATGATTTCATCTTTTCTACTTAACCGCGTGATACGGCAGCAGAGCGAACGATCGCAATTTCATCCAATTCACTTTGTTCTTTATTGAGCCATTCTGTTCGAAAACGCTCATAGGCACGATCCTTAGCGTTCAACCACACTTTCTCATCAACCATTTTATCTTTGAGCTGACTTTGTCTGCGTGTTACTTGCTCGCTTGCGATCCTTACCCCTTCATGCTGTTCCCTAATCCGTTGATCGATAATTTCGAAATAGAGATGAAGCTCTGTCAGTCGATTAAGTGCTGTCGGGCGTTGTGTCGTCTCCTCCAACTGCCTCACAAGTGCTCTACGCTCTTGCTGCAAAGTCTCCATCCGCTCTTCTTCCTTGCGGAGAACGCTGAGTGAAGCGGCAAATTCCCATTCTGCCATTGATTTCTCGCTACCTTTAAGATCTACGACTTTCTGTAAAGGGTAATGGAATCTTGCCACGTTAATCGCTCAGCTCCCGCCTTAGTCACATTGGATGGCCAGCATGCGTCTATCGTTTGTAGAAATCTACAATCAATCGCTCGACCGCTTCATCTAATGTCACTTTCTCATTCGTTCTTTGCGTGGTGTAATTTCTAATTGAATCGTAATATTCAATCGCTTTATCGATTTCTACATTCGAACCTCGGTGATAAGCTCCAATATTAATCAAATCTTCGGATTCTCGATAAACCGACAATAGTCGTTTTAATTGTTCCGCCGCTTCTTGCTGCTCTTCGCCGATAATATCTTTCATTACTCGGCTCACACTTGCTAACACATCAATTGCAGGATAATGACCTTTATTCGCTAAAGCACGTTGCAATACGATATGTCCATCAAGTATGCCTCGTACAGCATCCGCAATTGGCTCGTTCATATCGTCTCCATCGACTAGAACGGTATAGAATGCGGTGATCGACCCTGTTGGGCCTGTCCCTGCACGCTCTAGAATCTTAGGTAAGGCTGCGAATACAGATGGTGTATATCCACGAGTAGCAGGAGGTTCGCCTATCGCCAGCCCAACTTCACGAAGTGCCATCGCATATCGGGTTACCGAATCCATCATCAGCATGACATTCTGTCCACGATCACGGAAGTATTCGGCAATCGTCGTAGCAATTAAT is from Candidatus Cohnella colombiensis and encodes:
- the fliJ gene encoding flagellar export protein FliJ; translation: MARFHYPLQKVVDLKGSEKSMAEWEFAASLSVLRKEEERMETLQQERRALVRQLEETTQRPTALNRLTELHLYFEIIDQRIREQHEGVRIASEQVTRRQSQLKDKMVDEKVWLNAKDRAYERFRTEWLNKEQSELDEIAIVRSAAVSRG
- the flgG gene encoding flagellar basal body rod protein FlgG yields the protein MLRSMYSGVSGMRGFQTKLDVIGNNIANVNTVGFKAGRVMFQDILSQTMSGVTAPQEGTSGGVNAKQVGLGVSVASIDTIHTGGSAMTTNVVTDLRIDGDGFFVVSPTDGGPQYLTRAGNFTLDANRQLVNADGMFVMAADDAGIITLDETVTAFSIAQDGTIIAIDQNGIATATDFKVGVAKVVNPSGLEKVGGNLYRMTPNANPESELVVSSAADLELGTGSIISGQLEMSNVDLTNEFTEMIVAQRGFQANSRIITTSDEILQEIVNLKR
- the flgD gene encoding flagellar hook assembly protein FlgD is translated as MASNISTSNIWPNYSTKNVQAAAREPVKELGKDQFLQILITQLRNQDPMQPMQDTEFIGQMAQFSSLEQMVNMSSQMSALRQSAGMVAALIGKEVTWQDTDYYGVTQTYVGVVDSVLWKNNVQYVQVGNAEVPIDEIKSISSPSTTDGSATASEPEVE
- a CDS encoding flagellar biosynthesis protein is translated as MSNTFLVGQLSTGRTVPLQGTRSSSTNRADTQGSATFQKILEQQQELKFSIHAQQRLQQRGIELQADQLQRISSAIDQAGAKGAKDSLVLFRDIAMIVNVPNRIVVTAMDGQSMKEHIFTQIDSAVVVS
- a CDS encoding flagellar FlbD family protein, whose product is MVVVTRLNGTKFYINALLIETIEETPDTLITLTTGKKFMVKENCSDVIRDIRHYIRSIGVLAAVTSKANTESEGATS
- the fliM gene encoding flagellar motor switch protein FliM, coding for MVDVLSQNEIDALLAALSSGEMDAEELKKEETQRKIRSYDFKRAMRFSKDHLRSLTRIHENFARFLTTYFSAQLRTFVQINVVQVEQLPYDEFIRSIPKMTVLNIFEAEPLEGRLVLEVHPNVAYAMLDRLLGGAGAAPSKIGSLTEIETIIMEKIFSRALESLQEAWRTIVDIQPRLEALETNPQFMQIVSPNETIALISLSTKIGDTTGMINLCIPHIVIEPIMPRLSVHHWFVSQKRTRAPEEQQVLEQRVSKAKLTIVAELGSSNISVHEFLNLNVGDVIALHKQSEGNLDVKVGDKLKFIASPGTVRDKMAIQIHEIVSEGVEEANDE
- a CDS encoding flagellar hook-length control protein FliK; protein product: MDMMVSATPTSTATPNGLAVSANSTGGASTNGKSFMGALVQAINGGSETGTTTASVPAALSTTSLLAQFIQQPDEAQATDVLALLGKLLDQVQQFQQQDVATKEAEEALSALMAALQNLLGQLDPSATTERTALQSSFDTSQTSVITAEEQQSSAQGMQQLATHAIQLLQQLIVAVENQGSSIPMSAVQNGEMKAILDVLADQLTKVNAEASKTATNVKDHDAVRTAQANVKALIQQPVSTDAQNVVAVTTEVKRAAPLFRDVAWQMNVVDSSEADASEKTATTVTAVTSSSADQSAGADAKPAWTLMNNDQTLAAHQVAKPSQPAQVPVQQFAEQMDKQIVKQFLLTQGNGISEAKLLLTPEHLGQVEVRIVMQNGQMTAQFMTNNPMAKELLDNQMAQLRTSLQSQGLQVERLEVVQQTASTNTSFLHQDQRQQSFGGNRNETSGHNQDGMYEGLDEFESELDRSTYLRDIGYGSSLNVTA
- a CDS encoding FliG C-terminal domain-containing protein, with the translated sequence MANADVEKSSSGFERFLFFVTPILFTAILVAVLLFMFNPDWRNSALEFGNKIPVVKSILPNPSIESTEVVRTDDELTVNNAKEKVDELKVTINNQEAALTKATEEAVSNQKKIEELQAQLDLLTKDTNAEAISTEAYKERIVTLANMYAKMTPSKAAPIFENMTLEEAALILGEMTDTVRGKVLEKMTPKRAADVTIKLKDSDTVDNREIAALQARIAELELSSGQGSDQLDTTEINRTFSAMTPVKAASLLLQLATTSQSRVLHILGVLDNASRSSILTAMADEDKKTTAMLVSKLIPITP
- a CDS encoding flagellar basal body-associated FliL family protein, coding for MKKMLPWLVSLLLAITLIAIVVMMIWPKIIGDDSKTPDQIAKESVDNVQAESISADELVKITSELSDIKTNLADPEYVVIMGFAFQLDSVKAKNEFDKIKTLKIKSIVNSALWNLTPDEMSSKSGKDKLKADLINSINLVLSEGKVNNVDITSFIMTTL